In one window of Tenacibaculum mesophilum DNA:
- a CDS encoding SAM-dependent methyltransferase, which translates to MNENITALDIKEKVSTLLKDSIEQSEIENLINEIHTYFKELTQLTGFENHIEHLAAITTSKGKALGLNHAAQCLLDYKRTVKFLKAMVMAIKEKQQDHPNETIHIFYAGCGPYAPFVTLIAPLFSPEEIQFSLLEINDKSLKYAKILIQKLELTNYVTNYYTADAVTFKIPEPEKFHILFSETLDALLYRECYVPILFNLLPQLSEDIAVIPENVLIKMSLSVNSITDSKHITEEIDTIINVREVISLNKSDIISTQLPDKKVAVKSLNIEQYNYLLLDTLVHIYDNIWLTRNESSLTIPLEMGIEHPFLFNSIVYTYQMHPDIELKYKLEQ; encoded by the coding sequence ATGAACGAAAATATAACGGCTTTAGATATTAAAGAAAAAGTATCTACTTTACTTAAAGACTCTATTGAACAATCTGAAATTGAAAATTTAATAAACGAAATACATACTTACTTTAAAGAATTAACTCAGCTCACTGGATTTGAAAATCATATAGAGCACTTAGCAGCTATAACAACTTCAAAAGGAAAGGCTTTAGGATTAAACCATGCTGCACAGTGTTTGTTAGATTATAAACGAACTGTGAAGTTTTTAAAAGCTATGGTGATGGCGATTAAAGAAAAACAACAAGACCATCCTAATGAAACAATTCATATTTTTTATGCTGGTTGTGGACCTTATGCTCCGTTTGTTACTCTAATTGCTCCGCTTTTTAGTCCTGAAGAAATACAGTTTTCTTTACTAGAAATTAATGATAAGTCTTTAAAATATGCGAAAATCCTTATTCAAAAATTAGAACTTACCAATTATGTAACGAACTATTATACTGCAGACGCTGTTACTTTTAAAATACCTGAACCTGAAAAGTTTCATATACTCTTTAGTGAAACATTGGATGCTTTGTTGTACAGAGAGTGTTATGTTCCTATTTTATTTAATCTACTACCTCAACTATCAGAAGATATTGCTGTAATTCCAGAAAATGTTTTGATAAAAATGAGCTTATCGGTTAATTCAATTACAGATTCTAAACATATAACTGAAGAAATTGACACCATTATAAATGTTAGAGAGGTTATTTCATTAAACAAATCTGATATTATTTCTACTCAACTACCCGATAAAAAAGTAGCTGTAAAATCATTAAATATAGAACAGTACAATTACTTACTATTAGACACATTGGTGCATATTTATGATAATATCTGGCTAACAAGAAACGAGTCTTCTTTAACAATTCCTCTTGAAATGGGAATTGAACATCCTTTCCTATTTAATTCAATTGTTTACACTTACCAAATGCATCCAGATATTGAGCTAAAATACAAACTAGAGCAATAA
- a CDS encoding acyl-CoA thioesterase produces the protein MKNTQELLNILTLDDLGEGNFNGVSRDIGSPNVFGGQVLAQALNAAYRTTPKERILHSLHSYFLEAGNLELPITYNVQTIRDGGSFSTRRVTAHQKDKTIFILSCSFHKEEEGYEHQMPIKKDLKQPEELLSWTDMLDQFGAFLPKKMKDFLSIERPIDFKPVQIVNPLDRKDLPPVVDVWFKLKGEASELSLGIKQQILTYISDYNILTACLNPNASVANFGNTQMASLDHSMWFYRDFDFNDWMLFSVESPNTNGARGFACGNIYTREGKLIASVAQEGLMRPMKKKE, from the coding sequence ATGAAAAACACACAAGAATTATTAAATATACTTACCCTTGACGATTTAGGTGAAGGGAATTTTAATGGAGTAAGTAGAGATATAGGAAGTCCAAATGTTTTTGGAGGCCAAGTATTAGCACAAGCACTAAATGCAGCGTATAGAACGACACCTAAAGAACGTATATTACATTCGCTACACTCGTATTTTTTAGAGGCAGGAAATTTAGAGTTGCCTATAACTTACAACGTGCAAACTATTCGTGATGGAGGTAGTTTCTCTACACGTAGAGTTACAGCACATCAAAAAGATAAAACGATTTTTATACTGTCTTGTTCTTTTCATAAAGAAGAAGAAGGATATGAGCATCAAATGCCTATAAAAAAAGACTTAAAACAACCTGAAGAGTTGTTGAGTTGGACAGATATGTTAGATCAATTTGGAGCTTTTTTACCAAAGAAAATGAAAGATTTTTTAAGTATTGAGCGACCTATTGATTTTAAACCAGTGCAGATCGTAAATCCGTTAGACCGAAAAGATTTACCTCCAGTAGTAGATGTTTGGTTTAAATTAAAAGGAGAAGCTTCTGAATTATCGTTAGGAATTAAACAACAAATATTAACGTATATATCAGACTATAATATTTTAACGGCTTGTTTAAACCCAAATGCAAGTGTAGCTAATTTCGGAAACACACAAATGGCAAGTTTAGATCATTCGATGTGGTTTTACCGCGATTTTGATTTTAACGATTGGATGTTGTTCTCGGTAGAAAGCCCAAACACTAATGGTGCAAGAGGTTTTGCTTGTGGAAATATTTATACAAGGGAAGGTAAACTGATTGCTTCGGTAGCACAAGAAGGTTTAATGCGCCCCATGAAGAAGAAGGAATAA
- a CDS encoding peptidogalycan biosysnthesis protein: MVDFYLESVQNNLQSVVEWIRCIGRKLHLLSPQKPFKILTCGNTFVSGEHGIFIKPNKDKKRIVKQLAKAIVAFEKDISKETIDAFMLKDFVNESLFITDALHSVGYNSFNVDPNMMLTLDDNWNTFDDYLAALKTKYRVKAKKALQKSKDLRTEEVSIDVLKQLLPSVTSLYKNVSNKASFNLGYFNIETYISLKENLKDNYVIKVYWLGTKLVGFLSGIKNKNSLDAHFVGIDYTVNKTYAIYQRMLYDYILLGIDYNIKTINFGRTASEIKSSVGATPQDLTIYLRHRKSIPNRILSLFLNRIQPTEFRLIKPFKTKQV, from the coding sequence TTGGTAGATTTTTATTTAGAAAGTGTTCAAAATAATTTACAATCGGTTGTAGAATGGATACGATGTATAGGGAGGAAACTACATTTGTTGTCTCCTCAAAAACCATTTAAAATACTTACATGCGGTAATACTTTTGTAAGTGGAGAGCACGGAATATTTATTAAACCAAATAAAGATAAAAAGCGAATTGTAAAACAGCTAGCTAAAGCTATTGTAGCCTTTGAAAAAGACATTTCAAAAGAAACAATTGATGCTTTTATGTTGAAAGATTTTGTAAACGAATCGCTTTTTATTACCGATGCATTACATAGTGTAGGATATAATTCGTTTAATGTAGATCCAAATATGATGTTAACGTTAGATGATAATTGGAATACTTTTGATGATTATTTAGCAGCATTAAAAACAAAGTATAGAGTAAAAGCAAAAAAAGCGTTACAGAAGAGTAAAGACTTACGAACGGAAGAAGTAAGTATTGACGTTTTGAAACAATTATTGCCAAGTGTGACGTCATTGTATAAAAATGTATCAAACAAGGCAAGCTTTAATTTAGGGTATTTTAATATAGAAACGTATATATCTTTAAAAGAAAATTTAAAAGATAACTATGTTATTAAAGTATATTGGTTAGGAACCAAGTTAGTTGGGTTTTTGTCAGGAATAAAAAATAAAAACTCATTAGATGCCCATTTTGTAGGAATTGATTATACCGTAAATAAAACCTATGCTATTTACCAACGAATGCTATATGATTATATATTATTGGGTATAGACTATAATATAAAAACGATAAATTTTGGAAGAACAGCTAGCGAAATAAAAAGTTCAGTAGGAGCAACACCACAGGACTTAACAATTTATTTACGACATAGAAAAAGCATTCCAAATCGTATTTTAAGCTTATTTTTGAACAGAATTCAACCAACAGAATTTAGGTTAATAAAGCCTTTTAAAACAAAACAAGTATAA
- a CDS encoding DUF2911 domain-containing protein, which produces MKKSILSIIVLAVALVFSNEVTAQKFANLDKSPMDAAAFPSSYRISDKKVKVVYSRPQLKGRSLAKLAPMGKVWRTGANEAAEITFYKDITFGGKKVKAGTYTLFTIPGEKEWTLILNTAKNVWGSYFYNESEDVARVTAPTSKSDETIEAFSIVFEGEDDTFNMYIGWDNIIVTVPIKG; this is translated from the coding sequence ATGAAAAAATCAATTTTATCAATTATCGTGCTCGCTGTAGCTTTAGTTTTTTCAAACGAAGTAACAGCTCAAAAATTTGCGAATTTAGATAAAAGTCCAATGGATGCAGCTGCTTTTCCTAGTAGTTATAGAATTTCAGATAAAAAAGTAAAAGTTGTTTATAGCCGTCCACAATTAAAAGGAAGATCGTTAGCAAAACTAGCTCCTATGGGAAAAGTATGGAGAACAGGAGCGAATGAAGCAGCTGAAATTACATTTTATAAAGATATAACTTTTGGAGGTAAAAAAGTAAAAGCAGGAACCTATACCTTATTTACAATTCCAGGGGAAAAAGAATGGACTCTTATTTTAAATACAGCTAAAAATGTTTGGGGGTCTTACTTTTATAACGAAAGTGAAGATGTAGCTAGAGTTACTGCTCCTACTTCTAAGTCGGACGAAACAATTGAAGCTTTTTCAATTGTTTTTGAAGGAGAAGATGATACATTTAACATGTACATTGGTTGGGACAACATTATTGTTACTGTTCCTATAAAAGGATAA
- a CDS encoding leucine--tRNA ligase translates to MQYNHQEIEKKWQKYWANQGTFKAENNSDKPKYYVLDMFPYPSGAGLHVGHPLGYIASDIYARYKRHKGFNVLHPQGYDSFGLPAEQYAIQTGQHPAITTETNIKTYRRQLDNIGFSFDWSREVRTSNPEYYKWTQWIFIQLFNSWYNKDTDKAEGIATLVAKFEAEGNANVNAVSDEDIAVFSAEEWKNFSDTKQQEILLQYRLTFLSDTEVNWCPALGTVLANDEIVNGVSERGGHPVVRKKMTQWSMRISAYAQRLLDGLQNIDWPQPLKDSQTNWIGRSQGAMVAFDVDGHDAKIDVFTTRPDTIFGVSFMTLAPEHDLVAKITTAEQKEAVEAYVEATAKRSERDRMADVKTISGVFTGAYALHPFTGKQVPIWIGDYVLASYGTGAVMAVPCGDQRDYDFAKHFGLEIPNIFADVDISEKANDAKDGIKLANSDFLDGLNYKKGMKTVIYELEKRGFGYGKINYRLRDAVFSRQRYWGEPFPVYYKDGMPQMIEAKHLPIVLPEVEKYLPTEDGKPPLGNAEVWAWNSIENRVVSNELIDNETVFPLELNTMPGWAGSSWYFNRYMDSNNEGEFVSKEAVDYWKQIDLYIGGSEHATGHLLYARFWQKFLFDRGLLPVDEFAKKLINQGMILGTSAFADILSINIKQVGAHDKTHFLKTAVFQFVITNELKDSILQSNFDSELLYDVLEKVEGFKRDVLNDENIDIDFELLSHHSIRPTHIDVSIVDSSDLVSKVNLQKWLGENVSCELIEDEYKVYREVEKMSKSKYNVVNPDLICEEYGADSLRLFEMFLGPLEQTKPWKTSGISGVYSFLKKLWKLFTDENGINVSDAEPTKDELKTLHKTIKKVEEDIENFSFNTSVSTFMIAVNELTAQKCNKRQILEPLLVLISPYAPHIAEELWSQLGHNESIATVTFPKFEEKHLVESSKNYPVSFNGKMRFTLELPLDMSKDEIEKTVMAHEKTQQQLQGREPKKVIIVPGKIINIVG, encoded by the coding sequence ATGCAATACAATCACCAAGAGATAGAAAAAAAGTGGCAAAAGTACTGGGCAAATCAAGGTACATTTAAAGCTGAAAATAATTCTGATAAACCAAAATATTATGTGTTAGATATGTTTCCTTATCCATCAGGAGCAGGATTACACGTTGGGCATCCGTTAGGATATATCGCATCTGATATTTATGCACGTTACAAGCGTCATAAAGGGTTTAATGTATTGCATCCACAAGGATATGACTCTTTCGGGTTGCCAGCTGAACAATATGCGATTCAAACAGGACAACATCCAGCAATTACTACCGAAACGAATATCAAAACCTATCGTCGTCAGTTAGACAATATCGGATTTTCATTTGATTGGTCTCGCGAAGTTCGTACTTCAAACCCTGAGTATTACAAATGGACACAGTGGATTTTTATCCAGTTGTTCAACTCTTGGTATAATAAAGACACAGATAAAGCAGAAGGTATTGCAACCTTAGTAGCTAAATTTGAAGCAGAAGGAAACGCGAACGTAAATGCTGTTTCTGATGAAGATATTGCTGTTTTTTCTGCAGAAGAATGGAAAAACTTCTCAGATACAAAACAGCAAGAAATATTATTACAATACCGTTTAACATTCTTATCAGATACCGAAGTAAACTGGTGTCCAGCTTTAGGAACGGTATTAGCAAACGATGAAATTGTAAACGGAGTTTCAGAACGTGGTGGGCACCCAGTAGTGCGTAAAAAAATGACCCAATGGTCTATGCGAATTTCTGCGTATGCACAACGTTTGTTAGACGGATTACAAAATATCGATTGGCCACAACCTTTAAAAGACTCTCAAACCAACTGGATTGGTCGTTCGCAAGGAGCGATGGTTGCTTTTGATGTGGATGGTCACGATGCTAAAATAGATGTATTTACAACACGTCCTGATACTATTTTCGGAGTGTCTTTTATGACCTTAGCTCCAGAGCACGATTTAGTAGCGAAAATTACCACTGCAGAACAAAAAGAGGCTGTAGAAGCTTACGTAGAAGCTACAGCAAAACGTTCTGAGCGTGATCGTATGGCAGATGTAAAAACTATTTCAGGAGTGTTTACTGGTGCGTATGCGTTGCACCCGTTTACAGGAAAACAAGTGCCAATTTGGATTGGTGATTATGTATTAGCAAGCTACGGAACAGGAGCTGTTATGGCGGTACCATGTGGTGACCAACGTGATTATGATTTTGCAAAACACTTCGGGTTAGAGATTCCGAATATTTTTGCAGATGTTGATATTTCTGAAAAGGCAAACGATGCTAAAGACGGAATTAAATTAGCAAACTCTGATTTCTTAGATGGTTTAAATTATAAGAAAGGAATGAAAACTGTAATCTACGAATTAGAAAAACGTGGATTTGGTTACGGAAAAATAAACTATCGTTTACGCGATGCAGTATTCAGTCGTCAACGTTATTGGGGAGAACCATTCCCAGTATACTATAAAGACGGAATGCCGCAAATGATTGAAGCAAAGCATTTACCAATCGTATTACCGGAAGTAGAGAAATATTTACCTACTGAAGACGGAAAGCCACCGTTAGGAAATGCTGAAGTTTGGGCGTGGAATAGTATTGAGAATAGAGTAGTGAGTAATGAGTTAATAGATAATGAAACTGTATTTCCTTTGGAGTTAAACACAATGCCAGGGTGGGCAGGAAGTTCTTGGTATTTTAACCGTTATATGGACTCGAATAATGAAGGAGAATTTGTAAGTAAAGAAGCGGTTGACTATTGGAAACAAATAGATTTATATATTGGAGGTTCTGAACATGCTACTGGGCATTTATTATATGCACGTTTTTGGCAAAAATTCTTATTTGATAGAGGATTGTTACCTGTGGATGAATTTGCTAAAAAACTAATTAACCAAGGTATGATTTTAGGAACTTCTGCTTTTGCAGATATTCTTTCAATAAATATAAAACAGGTTGGAGCTCATGATAAGACACATTTTTTAAAAACAGCTGTTTTTCAGTTCGTGATAACAAACGAATTAAAAGACTCTATTTTGCAAAGTAATTTTGACTCAGAATTATTGTATGACGTTTTAGAAAAGGTAGAGGGTTTCAAACGAGATGTTTTAAATGATGAGAATATAGATATAGATTTTGAGTTACTATCACATCATAGTATTAGACCAACTCATATTGATGTTTCAATTGTTGATAGTTCTGATTTAGTTTCAAAAGTTAATTTACAAAAGTGGTTAGGTGAAAATGTTAGCTGCGAGTTGATTGAGGATGAATATAAAGTATATCGCGAGGTGGAAAAAATGTCGAAATCGAAATACAATGTGGTAAATCCAGATTTGATTTGTGAAGAATACGGTGCGGATAGTTTACGTTTATTTGAAATGTTCTTAGGGCCGTTAGAGCAAACCAAACCCTGGAAAACATCTGGTATTTCAGGAGTGTATTCTTTCCTAAAGAAATTATGGAAATTATTTACTGATGAAAACGGTATCAACGTTTCTGATGCAGAACCAACTAAAGACGAGTTAAAAACCTTACATAAAACCATTAAAAAAGTAGAAGAAGATATTGAGAACTTCTCGTTCAATACGTCAGTTTCTACCTTTATGATTGCGGTAAACGAGTTGACTGCTCAAAAGTGTAATAAGAGACAAATTTTAGAACCTTTATTAGTGCTAATTTCTCCGTATGCTCCGCATATTGCAGAAGAATTATGGAGTCAGTTAGGGCACAATGAGTCTATTGCAACTGTAACTTTTCCGAAATTTGAAGAAAAACATTTAGTTGAAAGCTCAAAGAACTATCCAGTTTCTTTCAATGGAAAAATGCGTTTTACTTTAGAATTACCGTTAGACATGAGCAAAGATGAAATTGAGAAAACAGTCATGGCACATGAAAAAACACAACAACAATTACAAGGAAGAGAGCCTAAAAAAGTAATTATTGTTCCAGGAAAAATTATAAACATTGTAGGGTAA